In Bacteroides coprosuis DSM 18011, the following are encoded in one genomic region:
- a CDS encoding precorrin-4 C11-methyltransferase (COGs: COG2875 Precorrin-4 methylase~InterPro IPR002750:IPR000878:IPR006362~KEGG: bvu:BVU_3081 precorrin-4 C11-methyltransferase~PFAM: Cobalamin (vitamin B12) biosynthesis CbiG, core; Tetrapyrrole methylase~PRIAM: Precorrin-4 C(11)-methyltransferase~SPTR: Precorrin-4 C11-methyltransferase;~TIGRFAM: Cobalamin (vitamin B12) biosynthesis CobM/CbiF, precorrin-4 C11-methyltransferase, core~IMG reference gene:2504106911~PFAM: Cobalamin biosynthesis central region; Cobalamin synthesis G C-terminus; Tetrapyrrole (Corrin/Porphyrin) Methylases; Cobalamin synthesis G N-terminal~TIGRFAM: precorrin-4 C11-methyltransferase), which translates to MKHAIILTSKSALGVAQTIQESLIGSTIYSKHELENCQFIPSISDCVADLFDKVDSILFIGAMGICVRAIAPHIKDKHTDPAIICIDSTGKSVISVLSGHVGGANELTEQIARILGTEPVITTQSDNNNLWALDTIGKKYNWVTRSNVNNFNQPLTRFVNKEKTALLLNAKDEGTAYLERTKPEHVDIFYKYEDINFDHYQLFIAVTPYIYPDAGIDTISFHNKAFHLGVGCRKNCNATGIAQHIENYLNSINIATDAIQDISSIDIKKDEPLLKELSEYFGKLPIYIYSAEELEDVNVPNPSEKVKEVTQSPSVSEASAIRSAHDGILLVEKQKGVFSEGNDFTFALAIDPASIRQGHIEIVGAGPGDPELVSVRGKRFLEEADLILYAGSLVPVELTHYAKKGAVVRSSAAMTLEEQFAIMKEFYDKDLLVVRLHTGDPCIYGAIQEQMAFFDEYNMSYHITPGISSFQAAAAELRSQFTIPEKVQTIILTRGEGRTPMPEKEQLHMLAKSQSTMCIFLSASIVDKVQEELLVHYPPTTPVAACYKLTWKDQKIFRGQLKDLAQIVKGNNLTLTTMIVVGEAIDNRKGVSKLYSHKFRHLFRK; encoded by the coding sequence ATGAAACATGCAATAATACTTACATCTAAATCTGCTTTGGGTGTAGCTCAAACCATACAAGAGAGTCTGATTGGCAGTACGATCTACTCTAAACACGAACTAGAAAACTGTCAATTCATACCTTCTATAAGTGACTGTGTAGCAGATCTATTTGATAAAGTAGATTCTATTCTTTTTATTGGAGCAATGGGCATTTGCGTAAGAGCTATTGCTCCTCATATTAAAGATAAACATACAGATCCAGCAATTATTTGCATTGATAGCACGGGGAAAAGTGTAATTTCTGTTTTATCAGGACATGTAGGAGGAGCCAACGAACTAACAGAACAAATTGCACGAATTTTAGGTACAGAACCTGTTATTACGACTCAAAGTGACAACAATAATCTTTGGGCTTTAGATACAATTGGCAAAAAATACAATTGGGTAACACGCAGCAATGTAAACAACTTTAATCAACCTCTTACTCGTTTCGTCAATAAAGAAAAAACAGCTCTACTTCTCAATGCCAAAGATGAAGGAACAGCTTATTTAGAAAGAACGAAACCTGAACATGTAGATATTTTTTATAAATACGAGGATATCAACTTTGATCATTACCAGCTATTTATAGCAGTAACTCCCTACATCTATCCCGATGCAGGAATTGATACTATATCCTTTCATAACAAAGCTTTTCATTTAGGTGTAGGTTGTAGAAAAAACTGTAATGCAACAGGTATAGCACAACATATAGAGAATTATCTCAACAGCATCAATATAGCTACTGATGCGATTCAAGACATTTCTTCAATTGATATTAAGAAAGACGAACCTCTTTTAAAGGAATTGAGTGAATACTTCGGGAAACTACCTATTTATATCTATTCTGCAGAAGAATTGGAAGATGTAAACGTTCCAAATCCTTCCGAAAAAGTCAAAGAGGTAACTCAATCTCCTAGTGTCTCTGAAGCATCGGCTATACGCAGTGCTCATGATGGTATTTTACTTGTAGAAAAACAAAAAGGAGTATTCAGTGAAGGCAATGATTTTACATTTGCATTAGCTATTGATCCTGCTTCTATTCGACAAGGACATATAGAAATAGTAGGTGCTGGTCCGGGTGACCCTGAACTCGTTTCTGTAAGAGGAAAACGTTTCTTAGAAGAAGCGGATTTAATTCTTTATGCAGGTAGCTTAGTGCCAGTAGAACTGACTCACTATGCAAAAAAAGGAGCTGTTGTTCGTAGTTCAGCTGCTATGACTTTAGAAGAGCAGTTTGCTATCATGAAGGAGTTTTATGATAAAGATTTGTTAGTCGTAAGACTTCATACGGGAGACCCTTGTATCTATGGTGCTATTCAGGAACAAATGGCTTTTTTCGATGAATACAATATGTCGTATCACATTACTCCAGGTATTTCATCATTCCAAGCTGCTGCTGCAGAGTTACGTTCACAGTTTACAATACCCGAAAAAGTACAAACTATTATTCTGACTCGTGGTGAAGGTCGTACTCCAATGCCCGAAAAAGAACAACTACATATGCTCGCTAAATCACAAAGTACCATGTGTATCTTTTTAAGTGCATCTATTGTAGATAAAGTTCAAGAGGAATTATTAGTACATTACCCTCCTACCACCCCTGTTGCTGCTTGCTATAAACTAACTTGGAAAGATCAAAAGATATTCCGCGGACAATTAAAAGACTTAGCTCAGATTGTAAAAGGCAATAACCTAACTCTAACTACTATGATTGTAGTAGGTGAAGCAATAGATAATCGCAAAGGAGTATCTAAACTCTATTCTCACAAATTCAGACATCTATTTAGAAAATGA
- a CDS encoding Cobalamin biosynthesis protein cbiB (COGs: COG1270 Cobalamin biosynthesis protein CobD/CbiB~HAMAP: Cobalamin biosynthesis CobD/CbiB~InterPro IPR004485~KEGG: pdi:BDI_3959 cobalamin biosynthesis protein CbiB~PFAM: Cobalamin biosynthesis CobD/CbiB~SPTR: Cobalamin biosynthesis protein CobD;~TIGRFAM: Cobalamin biosynthesis CobD/CbiB~IMG reference gene:2504106913~PFAM: CobD/Cbib protein~TIGRFAM: cobalamin biosynthesis protein CobD): MDIITLYIILPLLLGWLMDLSLGDPEHLPHPIVWFGKLIAWGDKRLNQQSNRLIKGGLYSTFLILFVFALTWGILLLANRIHPLLAITINTLGIFFFLAGKTLRREVKMVFDAVDQSVEDGRKQLSRIVGRDTSQLSPQQIRIGALETLAENLSDGVIAPLFWFLIFGLPGMAAYKMINTLDSMIAYKNDKYKDFGCWAAHIDDIANYIPARLTAILMLLVSGNLKKYSFVRKYCKLHLSPNSGYPESALAGILDCRFGGPNIYYGKVVDKPYIGDNPRELTLQDAQKAIRVNLYTEALMVILLIAVFIVL, translated from the coding sequence ATGGATATCATAACACTCTATATTATTCTTCCTTTACTACTAGGCTGGCTGATGGATTTGAGTTTAGGCGACCCTGAGCATCTCCCTCACCCTATTGTCTGGTTTGGTAAGTTAATTGCTTGGGGCGACAAAAGGCTAAACCAACAAAGCAATAGACTGATAAAAGGTGGATTATATAGTACCTTTTTGATTCTATTTGTTTTTGCATTGACTTGGGGCATTCTTCTTCTAGCCAATCGAATACATCCTCTTTTAGCCATAACCATCAATACTCTTGGAATTTTCTTCTTCTTGGCTGGTAAAACTCTTCGCAGAGAAGTGAAAATGGTTTTTGATGCAGTAGATCAATCGGTAGAAGATGGAAGAAAGCAATTATCACGAATAGTGGGCAGAGATACCTCTCAACTCTCTCCTCAACAGATACGTATTGGAGCACTAGAAACTTTGGCAGAGAATCTAAGTGATGGCGTCATTGCACCTTTGTTCTGGTTTTTAATATTTGGCTTACCAGGTATGGCTGCCTACAAGATGATTAATACCCTAGATTCCATGATTGCTTATAAGAATGATAAATATAAAGATTTTGGATGTTGGGCTGCACACATAGATGATATCGCCAATTATATTCCAGCTAGACTAACAGCTATACTAATGCTTCTTGTTAGTGGCAATCTAAAAAAGTATTCATTCGTCCGAAAATATTGTAAATTGCATCTTAGCCCAAACTCAGGTTATCCAGAATCAGCTCTCGCAGGAATATTAGATTGTAGATTTGGTGGACCCAATATTTATTATGGCAAAGTAGTTGATAAGCCCTATATAGGAGATAACCCAAGAGAATTAACTCTTCAAGATGCACAGAAAGCCATCCGTGTGAATCTCTATACAGAGGCACTTATGGTCATTTTATTAATCGCTGTATTTATAGTATTATGA
- a CDS encoding precorrin-6y C5,15-methyltransferase (decarboxylating), CbiE subunit (COGs: COG2242 Precorrin-6B methylase 2~InterPro IPR012818:IPR014008~KEGG: bvu:BVU_3082 decarboxylating precorrin-6y C5,15-methyltransferase~PRIAM: Precorrin-6Y C(5,15)-methyltransferase (decarboxylating)~SPTR: Decarboxylating precorrin-6y C5,15-methyltransferase;~TIGRFAM: Cobalamin (vitamin B12) biosynthesis CbiE, precorrin-6Y methyltransferase, core; Cobalamin (vitamin B12) biosynthesis CbiT, precorrin-6Y methyltransferase-core~IMG reference gene:2504106912~PFAM: Tetrapyrrole (Corrin/Porphyrin) Methylases~TIGRFAM: precorrin-6Y C5,15-methyltransferase (decarboxylating), CbiT subunit; precorrin-6y C5,15-methyltransferase (decarboxylating), CbiE subunit) gives MKFYVIGIDDNQNQEFSSEVNHIIQSNSIFSGGKRHYEIVKEYLPTAHQWIDIVVPLSDVFKQYQSCENIVVFASGDPLFFGFANTIKREVPDAEIILYPYFNSLQLLAHRLVLPYHDMHIVSLTGRPWDKFDEALISGYAKMGILTDKKNHTPSTIAQRMLDFGYDNYTMTVGELLGNKEKENTSTWNIKDIIGKAFKFPNNIILQQTYKRNKPFGLPNEKCHLLDGRVNMITKMPIRLLSLSMLDLWNKETLWDVGFCTGSVSIEAKLQFPHLKVIAFEIREEGRELIDANAKLWGTPGIESYIGDFTQKDISELPRPDAVFIGGHGGKMNHIIQKIAPILADNGVIVFNSVSENSQSLFREAIQENNLTLQESTSIQIDNYNTILVMKAIKNK, from the coding sequence ATGAAATTTTACGTAATAGGCATAGATGATAATCAGAATCAAGAATTTTCTTCTGAAGTCAATCATATAATTCAAAGCAACTCCATCTTTTCTGGAGGAAAAAGGCATTATGAGATAGTCAAAGAATACTTGCCAACAGCTCACCAATGGATAGATATCGTAGTTCCTTTAAGTGATGTTTTCAAGCAATATCAGAGTTGTGAAAATATAGTTGTATTTGCTTCAGGAGATCCACTCTTTTTTGGATTTGCTAATACCATAAAAAGGGAAGTTCCTGATGCGGAAATTATACTTTATCCCTATTTTAATTCCCTACAACTCTTAGCTCATCGCTTGGTTTTACCGTATCACGACATGCACATTGTTTCGTTGACGGGCAGACCTTGGGATAAATTTGATGAAGCACTAATTTCTGGTTATGCCAAGATGGGCATTCTCACCGATAAAAAAAATCATACTCCATCAACGATAGCGCAGCGAATGCTTGATTTTGGGTACGATAATTATACAATGACTGTAGGTGAACTATTAGGGAATAAGGAGAAAGAAAATACTTCTACTTGGAATATAAAAGATATTATTGGTAAAGCATTTAAATTCCCGAATAATATCATTCTTCAACAAACATACAAGCGAAATAAACCTTTTGGACTACCGAATGAAAAATGTCATTTATTGGATGGTAGAGTCAATATGATTACCAAAATGCCTATCCGACTTCTGTCTTTAAGTATGCTCGATCTTTGGAATAAAGAAACACTTTGGGATGTAGGTTTTTGTACAGGCTCAGTTTCTATAGAAGCCAAACTTCAGTTTCCTCATCTCAAAGTAATTGCTTTTGAAATCAGGGAGGAAGGAAGAGAACTTATTGATGCCAATGCCAAACTTTGGGGTACACCAGGAATTGAATCATATATAGGAGACTTTACTCAAAAAGATATTTCTGAATTGCCCAGACCAGATGCGGTATTTATAGGTGGGCATGGAGGAAAAATGAATCATATCATCCAAAAGATAGCTCCTATCCTTGCAGATAACGGAGTTATTGTGTTTAATTCAGTTTCTGAAAATAGTCAGAGCCTTTTTAGGGAAGCAATTCAAGAGAATAACTTAACTTTACAAGAGTCAACCTCAATCCAAATAGACAACTATAACACCATCCTTGTGATGAAAGCTATAAAAAATAAATAA
- a CDS encoding Adenosylcobinamide-phosphateguanylyltransferase (COGs: COG2087 Adenosyl cobinamide kinase/adenosyl cobinamide phosphate guanylyltransferase~InterPro IPR003203~KEGG: bvu:BVU_3151 cobinamide kinase~PFAM: Cobinamide kinase/cobinamide phosphate guanyltransferase~PRIAM: Adenosylcobinamide-phosphate guanylyltransferase~SPTR: Putative uncharacterized protein;~IMG reference gene:2504106910~PFAM: Cobinamide kinase / cobinamide phosphate guanyltransferase), giving the protein MKKICLITGGQRSGKSSYAEKIALSLSETPVYLATSRIWDDEHRKRIEIHKERRKANSWINIEEEKELSKHHLEGKVVLIDCVTLWATNFFYDLDSDMAESLSQLKKEFDLFTQQDALFLFVTNEIGMGEMSINPIQRRFADLQGWLNQYIASQADEVTLMVSGIPVKIK; this is encoded by the coding sequence ATGAAAAAGATTTGTTTGATAACAGGAGGACAACGTTCGGGAAAGAGCTCTTACGCAGAGAAAATAGCTCTTTCTCTTTCTGAAACTCCCGTCTATTTAGCCACCTCCCGAATTTGGGATGATGAACATCGCAAAAGAATCGAAATTCATAAGGAGCGACGTAAAGCGAACTCTTGGATAAATATTGAAGAGGAAAAAGAACTGAGTAAACATCATCTAGAAGGAAAAGTAGTTCTCATAGACTGCGTAACCTTATGGGCAACTAATTTCTTCTATGATTTAGATTCTGACATGGCAGAGTCGCTCTCTCAACTCAAAAAAGAGTTTGATCTATTTACACAACAAGATGCTCTTTTTCTTTTTGTAACCAATGAAATAGGTATGGGGGAGATGTCTATTAACCCCATACAAAGAAGATTTGCTGATCTACAAGGATGGCTAAATCAATATATTGCTTCTCAAGCAGATGAAGTTACGCTAATGGTTTCGGGAATTCCCGTCAAAATTAAATAA
- a CDS encoding Threonine-phosphate decarboxylase (COGs: COG0079 Histidinol-phosphate/aromatic aminotransferase and cobyric acid decarboxylase~InterPro IPR004839~KEGG: bfr:BF2490 aminotransferase~PFAM: Aminotransferase, class I/classII~PRIAM: Threonine-phosphate decarboxylase~SPTR: Aminotransferase involved in cobalamin biosynthesis CobC;~IMG reference gene:2504106914~PFAM: Aminotransferase class I and II) — MIIGHGDDIYNQDNKIVWNFSSNVDTHQDLSALRAYITTCIHQIHSYPEPDAGSLARVLAEKNGVNQTNLAITNGATEAIYLIAQAFAQAKTAIIIPTFSEYEDACRINQHQLSYYSHLSEVHEELDLIWLCNPNNPTGYTYSKEYLLKFINLHPKTVFVIDQSYEHFCREELFTMLDSKSISNLILLHSMTKHFAIPGLRLGYLSSSENLINKINYFRMPWAVNQLAIEAGKFLETQYDNLVDVEKLLENAHILKKELAKMDELEVSPTTTHFFMCCIKDKHRTAQDLKEFLVKNYGILIRDASNFRGLTPQHFRVAAQNKEANNVLIKAIKEWIS; from the coding sequence ATGATTATTGGTCACGGAGACGACATATATAACCAAGACAATAAGATCGTTTGGAACTTCAGCTCTAATGTGGATACCCATCAAGATTTATCAGCTCTAAGAGCTTACATCACAACTTGTATTCACCAAATACACTCCTATCCAGAACCCGATGCTGGTTCTCTGGCTCGAGTGTTAGCAGAAAAGAACGGAGTTAACCAAACTAACTTAGCAATTACCAATGGAGCTACCGAGGCTATTTACCTTATAGCTCAAGCTTTTGCTCAAGCAAAAACAGCTATAATCATTCCCACTTTCAGTGAGTACGAAGATGCTTGTCGAATTAATCAACATCAGCTATCCTATTACTCACATTTAAGTGAGGTCCATGAAGAACTCGATTTAATTTGGCTCTGTAATCCCAATAATCCTACGGGCTACACTTACTCAAAAGAATATCTCTTAAAGTTCATCAACCTACATCCCAAAACAGTTTTTGTGATAGATCAGTCGTATGAGCATTTTTGTAGAGAAGAGCTTTTTACAATGCTAGATTCTAAAAGCATTTCAAATTTAATTCTTCTCCATTCTATGACTAAGCATTTTGCCATTCCTGGATTAAGATTAGGTTATTTAAGTAGCTCTGAAAACTTGATCAATAAGATCAACTATTTTAGAATGCCTTGGGCGGTGAATCAATTGGCTATTGAAGCGGGTAAGTTTTTAGAAACTCAATACGATAACCTAGTAGATGTAGAAAAATTACTAGAAAATGCTCACATTCTTAAAAAAGAATTAGCTAAAATGGATGAGCTGGAAGTTAGTCCCACTACTACTCATTTTTTTATGTGTTGTATAAAGGATAAACATAGAACAGCTCAAGACTTAAAAGAATTTTTAGTTAAGAACTATGGTATTTTAATTCGAGATGCAAGTAATTTTAGAGGATTGACACCTCAACATTTTAGAGTGGCAGCCCAAAACAAAGAGGCTAATAACGTACTTATAAAAGCAATTAAAGAATGGATATCATAA
- a CDS encoding Cobyric acid synthase (COGs: COG1492 Cobyric acid synthase~HAMAP: Cobyric acid synthase CobQ~InterPro IPR004459:IPR002586:IPR011698~KEGG: bfs:BF2524 cobyric acid synthase~PFAM: CobB/CobQ-like glutamine amidotransferase; Cobyrinic acid a,c-diamide synthase~SPTR: Cobyric acid synthase;~TIGRFAM: Cobyric acid synthase CobQ~manually curated~IMG reference gene:2504106915~PFAM: CobQ/CobB/MinD/ParA nucleotide binding domain; CobB/CobQ-like glutamine amidotransferase domain~TIGRFAM: cobyric acid synthase CobQ): MKKLKPIMLAGTGSDVGKSIIATAFCRIFLQDGYQPAPFKAQNMALNSFITADGLEIGRAQAVQAEAARVDCQTDMNPLLLKPSGDKTSQVVLNGKAIGNQSAYAYFRKEGRDELRQAVHQAFDRLEGKYNPIVMEGAGSIAEVNLREIDLVNMSMAMYAGADVILIADIDRGGVFASVYGTVMLMNEEERKHIKGIIINKFRGDARLFESGIKIIEDLCKVPVLGVVPQYTDIHIEEEDSVVLQTKSMNAERGKINVVVILLKHLSNYTDFNVLERDPRVHLFYSNNTEEVEKADIILIPGSKNTISDLYEMRKNGLAQSIINARKNGATVVGICGGYQMMGQEVCDPFHVESEIERFPGLGLLPTTTIMGKEKVTRQTEFTFLDQPQPCKGYEIHMGSTRPIEGTKSKPVNHTEEGQTDGYYVDNKCFGTYIHGILDNSNVIEHILAPYTDKLNEEPLDLAQFKEEQYDKLADHVRQHVNMDLLYKILKQED, encoded by the coding sequence ATGAAAAAACTGAAACCAATCATGTTGGCAGGTACAGGTAGTGATGTTGGAAAAAGTATTATCGCTACTGCCTTTTGTAGAATCTTTTTACAAGATGGCTATCAACCTGCTCCATTCAAAGCCCAAAACATGGCTCTCAATTCATTTATTACTGCCGATGGATTAGAAATTGGGAGGGCTCAAGCTGTACAAGCCGAAGCCGCAAGAGTGGATTGCCAAACAGATATGAACCCCCTACTTCTTAAACCATCAGGAGATAAAACTTCTCAGGTGGTATTAAATGGTAAAGCTATAGGCAATCAAAGTGCTTATGCGTATTTCAGGAAAGAAGGACGGGATGAACTTAGGCAAGCTGTACATCAAGCTTTCGACCGACTAGAAGGAAAATATAATCCTATCGTGATGGAAGGAGCTGGTAGCATTGCTGAAGTTAATCTCAGAGAAATAGACCTAGTGAATATGTCGATGGCTATGTATGCTGGAGCAGACGTAATCTTGATAGCCGACATTGATAGAGGTGGAGTTTTCGCTTCAGTATATGGCACAGTAATGCTTATGAACGAAGAAGAACGCAAACATATCAAGGGCATTATCATTAACAAGTTTAGAGGTGATGCTCGTCTGTTTGAATCGGGGATTAAGATTATTGAAGACTTGTGTAAAGTACCCGTACTTGGAGTTGTTCCTCAATATACAGATATTCACATTGAAGAAGAAGATTCTGTCGTTCTGCAAACTAAAAGCATGAACGCCGAAAGAGGAAAAATCAATGTAGTAGTTATCTTGCTTAAACATCTGTCTAACTATACTGATTTTAATGTATTGGAAAGAGATCCTCGTGTACATCTTTTCTATTCAAACAATACAGAAGAAGTTGAGAAAGCTGATATCATCTTAATTCCCGGAAGTAAAAACACCATATCTGATTTATACGAAATGAGAAAAAATGGTTTAGCCCAAAGCATCATTAATGCACGCAAAAATGGAGCAACTGTGGTAGGGATCTGTGGTGGATATCAAATGATGGGACAAGAGGTGTGTGACCCTTTCCACGTAGAGAGTGAAATTGAACGTTTCCCGGGTTTAGGACTCTTACCTACAACTACGATTATGGGAAAAGAAAAAGTAACCCGACAAACAGAGTTTACATTTCTCGATCAGCCTCAACCTTGTAAAGGATATGAGATACATATGGGATCAACTAGGCCAATTGAAGGTACCAAGTCAAAACCAGTCAATCACACGGAGGAAGGACAAACCGATGGTTATTATGTTGACAACAAATGTTTTGGAACTTACATTCATGGCATACTAGACAACTCAAATGTAATAGAGCATATTTTAGCTCCTTACACAGATAAATTGAATGAAGAGCCTTTAGATTTAGCTCAATTCAAAGAAGAACAATACGATAAATTAGCAGATCATGTACGTCAGCACGTCAACATGGATTTGCTATACAAAATATTAAAACAAGAAGACTAA